CGCGCACGACGTCTGCTACAGCGCGAGCACCGGACGCGCCCACTTCCCCTACCGCCGCGCCGTCGTTGGCGCGTCCGCGGCGGAGCTGGCCCAGGAGCTCGCGCGGCGCGCCTCACGCAATGGCAGTCCCCCGGAGCAGTCCGCGCACCTCACCGGGGACGGGCGGGACGAGCCACGGCGGCTCCTGTCCAGCCTGGGCGCGCTGTACGAGCGTGGGGGTGAGGTCTCCTGGGCTTCGCTGCCTGATGCGGCGAAGGGCCGGCGAGTCCCGCTTCCCACCTATCCCTTCCAGCGCATGCGGTACTGGTGCGACCCGCCCACCCGACCGGCAGCGCGTCCCGCGTCCAGCGTGGCGTCGCCCATTCCTGGCCGGCGTGTGCACTCGCCGCTGATCGGCCAGACCCTGTTCGAGAGCCGGATCGGCGTGGAGGAGCTGCCCTTCCTCAAGGACCACATCGTCTTTGGAGAGGTCACGGTCCCTGGCGCCAGCCATCTGGCCCATGTGCTCGCCATCTCCGGGCAGGTGCATGGCGGGCGGGGCAGCGTGCTCGAGCACGTCTCCTTTCCCCAGGCGCTCGTGCTGCCCGAGGGCAGGATCCGCGACCTCCAGGTGGTGCTGAGTCCCGAAGGCACCGCGAGGGACAGCTTCACCGTGCTGACGCTCGAACCCGACGCGGACGGAGCGCGCGTCGAGTGGACCTCCCACGCGACGGGCCGCGCGCGGGCAGCGAGCGCCCATGACACCGACGGGGCCGCGCTCGAGCGGCTCCCGCTCGCGGAGCTGCGTGCGGGCTTCACCGAAGCCCTCGACCCTGGCTCGTTCTTCAGCTCCATCCGCCGTCGAGGAATCGACCTTGGGCCAGGCTTCCAATGGCACCGGGCGCTGTGGCGGCGCGGCCAGGAAGCCCTCGGCCGCATGGAGGTGCCCGAGGCACTGACTCCAGAGGAGCGCTACCCGCTCCACCCTGCCCTGCTGGACTCCTGCTTCCAGCTCTTGCTGGCGGCGCTGACACCCGACGCGTCCGGCGAGCTGCCGACGTTCGTTCCCTTCAGCATCGAGCGCCTGCGCCTCCATGGCCGCCCCACGCACTTCCCGCTCTGGTGCCATGTGCGGCTGCGCCGGGCGGAGAGCCGCACGGAGGAGACGCTGGTGGGAGACATCCGCCTCGTCGACGCGCGGGGCCAGGAGATCGCCGAGGTCGACGGCTTCGTCGGCCGTCGGGTGAGCCCCGAGCTGCTGCACGGACTCCAAGGCCGGGAGCGCGACTGGCTCCATGAGATGACCTGGGAGCCCGCCGAGCCGTCACCGCGCCCTGCTTCCCCGCGCGAGCCCGGCCGCTGGCTGATCCTCGCGGACCCAGGCGGCGTCGGCCTCCGGCTCGCGGAGGAGCTGCGCGCGCGGGGTGAGGCGTGCGTGCTGCTCTTCGAGCGCGCGGGCCCTCACACCGAGGGACCGGATCGACTCGTGCTCGACCTGTCGGAGCCACGGTCCGCCGAGCAGCTCCTCCAGCGCCTCGTGCGCGAGCACGCACCTCGGGGGCTCGTCCACCTCTGGAGCCTGGACGCCCATGTCGACGAGACGACCTCGAGCGACACCTTGCGCGAGCTGCACCTGCGCGGCTGCGGGAGCGTGCTCCAGTTGCTGCGCCTCCTGGTCGCCGGGGAAGGCGTGTCCCCTCCCAGGCTGTGGCTTGGCACGTGCGGCGCGCAGGTGGTCGGCGCGACGCGCTCGCCGGTGGAGCCCGCCCAGGCTTCCGTATGGGGCCTCGGGCGAGTCCTCGCGCTCGAACACCCGGAGCTGCGGTGCGTGCGCTTCGACCTGGGACCCACCCGGACACGGGAGGACCTGACCGCGCTGGCGCTGGCGCTCGTGGAGCCGGACGAGGAGGAAGAGTTCGCCCTGCGCGAGGGCATGCGTTACGTGGCGCGGCTCTCCCCCGTGGCCCCGGCTGCCGGTGCACGGACCGTGGAGCTTCGCCCGGAGGCCGGCTACCTCGTGACGGGAGGGCTCGGCGCGCTGGGGCTGCACGTCGCACGCTGGCTGGTGGAGCGCGGCGCCCGGCACCTGGCCCTGGTGGGCCGTCGCGCCTCGTCCCCTACCGCGGAGCAGCGCCAGGGGCTCGACGCGCTCGAAGCCGCTGGCGCCACGGTGCTGCTCCTGGAGGCGGACCTCTCCCGTCCGGACGCGGTGCAGGACCTCTTCACGCGGCTGGCCGACTCCTTCCCGCCCCTGCGCGGTGTGGTGCATGCCGCTGGGATCAATGACGACGGCGTGTTGCTGCAACTGCCCTGGGAGCGCTTCGAGCGCGCGCTGGCCCCCAAGGTGATGGGGAGCTGGCTCCTGCACGCCGCGACCCGGTCGATGCCGCTCGACTTCTTCGCGTGCTTCTCGTCGGCGGCCGCGCTCCTGGGCTCCGCGGGCCAGGGCAACTACGCGGCGGCGAACGCCTTCCTCGACGGCCTCGTGGCCTACCGCCATTCGCTCGGGCTGCCCGGGCTCGGCATCAACTGGGGGCCCTGGGCCGGCGCGGGGATGGCCGCCAACCTGGGCGTCCGCGACCGCGCCCGCTGGGAGCACCTGGACATCCGCGCCCTGACGCCCGCCGAAGGCATGCGGGCCTTCGAGGTGTTGCTCGCGTCGGAGCGAGCCCAGGTGGCGGTGCTCCCCCGCCAGCGGAGATCCCTCCCGGCCCACGGGGACGCGCCTCCTCCGCCACGCTGGCTGTCGCGCTTCGTGCGCACGGCGCCAGCGCCCCAGGGGCCCTCGCCCGCGCAGCCGACGCGGACGCTGGAGGCACGGCTCGCGGGCCTGTCTCCCGAGGAGGCGGAGCGGGACCTGCTCGAGGTGCTTCAGGCCGAAGCGGCGCGGGTGCTCGGGCTGTCCGCGGGACAGGCCGCGCCCACGGACCAGAGCCTCTTCGAGCTGGGTCTGGACTCCCTGATGGCGCTCGAGCTGCGCAACCACCTGCAAGCCCGCGCCGGCAAGCCGCTCTCCTCGACCCTGCTCTTCGATCACCCGTCCATCAACGACCTGATGGCCCACTTGAAGGAACGGCTCTTCACACCGCGGAGCCCAGCCGCATCCACCGTCCCCCAGCAGGTCTCGAAAACCGCCCCCGCGCCGCGCGAGGACGTCGCTCAGCTCTCCGAGGGAGAGCTCGAAGCGCTCCTCCTGAAGAAGATCGCGTCGCTGGAGCGAAAGAGGTGAGCCGTCCGTGATGCCGCCCAACGCCCCCTCCCCACTGCTGAAGGCCTATCTGGCCATCGAAGAACTCGAGGCGCGGCTCGCCGCCGTCGAGCAGGCCCGGCGCGAGCCCATTGCCCTGGTGGGCATCGGCTGCCGGTTCCCCGGCGGCGCGGTGGATCCCGACTCGTTCTGGGAGCTGCTCCGCGACGGGCGCGACGCGACGTCCGAAGTGCCCGCGGATCGCTGGCGCATCGACGACTACTTCGACGCGGATCCAGAGGCGCCCGGCAAGATGTACACGCGCCGGGGCGCGTTCCTGGACCGGGTGGACGCGTTCGACGCCGCGTTCTTCGGCATCTCGCCCCGTGAGGCGGCGAGCATGGATCCGCAACAGCGCCTCCTGCTGGAGGTGGCGTGGGAGGCGCTGGAGCACGCGGGGATCGCCCCCGACAGGCTGTCCGGCAGCAGGACCGGGGTCTACGTGGGCTTGATGGCCACGGACTACACCCGGCTCCAGGCGCAGCAGGTGGCGGCCGACGCGCTCGACCCCTACGGGGGCACGGGCACCGAGCTGAGCTTCCCCGCGGGCCGGCTCTCGTACCACCTGGGCCTCCAGGGGCCGAGCATGGTGGTGGCCACGGCGTGCTCCAGCTCGCTGGTGTCCGTGCACCTGGCCTGTCAGGCGCTGCGGGCCCGCGAGTGCGACCTGGCGCTGGCCGGCGGCGTCAACCTGATGCTGTCGCCGGACATCTCCCTGCTGCTCTCCCGGATGAGGGCCCTCTCGGCCGACGGGCGGTGCAGGACCTTCGACGCGGCGGCGGACGGCTACGGCCGTGGCGAGGGCTGCGGCGTGGTGGTGCTCAAGCGCCTCTCGGACGCGGTGGCGGGCCGCGATCCCATCCTGGCCGTGCTCCGGGGTTCAGCGGTGAACCATGACGGGCGGAGCGCCGGGCTGACGGTGCCCAGCGGCCCCGCGCAGGAGCGCGTGCTGCGTCAGGCCCTGGAGGCCGCGGGGCTCGGTCCCACCGAGGTGGACTACGTCGAGGCGCATGGGACTGGCACTTCGCTGGGCGACCCCATCGAGGTCCGCGTCCTCGCCGACGTCCTGTGCCCCGGGCGCGATGCGTCCCAGCCCCTGTTGCTGGGCTCGGTGAAGACCAACCTCGGGCACCTCGAGGCCGCGGCGGGCATCGCGGGGCTGATCAAGGTCGTCCTCTCCTTGCGGCACGGCGAGCTGCCCGCGCACCTGCACCTCACCCGGCCCAACCCGCACATCCCCTGGGACACGCTCCCGCTGCGCATCCCCGTGAAGCACACGGTCTGGCCCCGACAGGACCGACCGCGCACCGCCGCCGTGGCCTCGTTCGGCATGAGCGGCATCAACGCGCACGTCCTCGTGGAGGAAGCGCCAGCCGCCTTGCGCATGGCCCCCGCCCCCGAGCAGCCGTACCACCTGCTCACGCTCTCCGCGCACGCCGAGGATGCGCTGCGACAGCTCGCGGGCCGCTACGCGCGTCACCTGCCCCTGTCCGGCCACTCGCTGGGTGCCGTTGCCTCCACCACACGCTCCGGCCGCGCGCATCTGCCGCAGCGCCTGGCGCTCGTCGCGGCCTCCCCGGAGGAGGCATCACGAAAGCTGGCGGAGGCCGCGGAGGGAACCCTCCCACCGGACGCCCGCGCACGGCGCGCATCGAGCGCCGAACGCCCGAAGATCGCCTTCCTGTTCACGGGCCAGGGCTCCCAGTACCCGGGCATGGGCCGTCAGCTGTACGAGACCCAGCCCACCTTCCGGAACGCACTGGAGCGCTGCGCCGGACTGCTGGAGGGACAGCTCGAGCGCCCCCTGCTCGACGTGCTCTTCCCGGCCGACGGAGCGCGCGGGCTCCTGGATGACACGCGCTTCACGCAGCCGGCCCTGTTCGCCTTCGAGTACGCCCTGGCGGAGCTGTGGCGCTCCTGGGGCGTGGTCCCCTCCGCCGTGCTCGGACACAGCGTCGGGGAGTACGCCGCCGCCTGCGTGGCCGGCGTCTTCTCGCTGGAGGACGGCCTGCGGCTCATCGCAGGGCGGGCGCGGATGATGGGGGAGCTGCCGCGCGACGGCGAGATGCTGTCGGTGCAGGCCTCCCTGGAGGAGCTGGCGCCCAGGCTCGCCCGTCACGCGCACGCCGTCTCCATCGCCGCCGTGAACGGCCCGCGCAGCGTGGTGGTTTCAGGCCAGCGAGAGGTGGTGCGCGCGCTGGCGGAGCAGTGGGAGGCCGAGGGCGTGCGGACCCGGCGCCTGGAGGTCTCTCACGCCTTCCATTCGCCGGGACAGGAGCCCATCCTTCGGGACCTCCAGCAGCTCGCGGCCCAGGTGTCCCTGTCGGCGCCACGGCTTCGACTCGTCTCCAACCTGACGGGAGCGCTGGCGAGCCAGGAGCTCACCTCACCGGCCTACTGGGCTCGCCACGCCCGCGAGGCCGTCCAGTTCGCCGCGGGCGTGCGGACGCTCCACCAGCAGGGCTGCCGCGTCTTCGTGGAGCTGGGCCCGGCGCCCGTCCTCTCGGGATTGGGGGCGGGCTGTCTGGACGACGCCAGCGTGGCCTGGCTGCCCTCGTTGAACCCGAAGCGGCCGGACTGGCAACAGCTCCTGGAGAGCGTGGCGGAGCTCTACGTCCGAGGCGCCCCCCTCGATTGGGCCGGCCTCGAACAGGACCCGGCGCGGCACCGGGTGGCCCTGCCCACCTACCCCTTCCAGCGCCAGCGCTACTGGCTCTCCCCCTCCGTGGGCTCCACGCACGGCACCCCGGCCGCCAGCGCCGAGCCTTCCTCGCAGGTGGTGCGGTCCCTCGAACTAGGGGACGTCGCGCGGCTGTCGCGCATGGTCGAGGAAGCACAGGTGCTCACGCCCGAGGAGCGCGGCCTCCTGCCCAGGGTCCTCGCGGCGCTGGTCGAAAAGCACCGCGAACAGCGCTCCGAGCCGCCCTTCCAGGACTGGCTCTACGAGGTGCGCTGGAACCTCCAGTCCCTCCAGGGAACAACGCCGCCTCCCGACTTCCTGCCTTCCATCGAGGCGCTGCGAGCCCGGCTGGACCCGCGCGTGTCCACGCTCCTCGGCCTTCCGGAGATCGCCCCCTACGAGTCCGGGTTGCGAGAGCTGGAGTCGCTGAGCGCCACCTTCATCCTCGAGGCCCTGCGCCGGATGAGCTGGCAGCCGCTCGCGGGAGCCCCTCGTTCCGCGGGGGCCCTGGCGGAGCAGCTGGGGGTGATCCCCTCCCAGCGTCGGCTCTTCGAGCGCCTGCTCGACATCCTCGTCGAGGAGGGAACCCTTCACAGGAGCGCCGACGGATGGGAGGTGCGGAGCCTGCCCGCGCGGCCCGACGCGCGTGGGCAGCTCGAAGCCACCGCGTCCCGGCACCCCTCGGTGCGGGCCGAGCTGGACCTGCTCGAGCGCTGCGGTACGCGGCTGGCGGAGGTGCTCCAGGGGCGCGTCGATCCCCTGCACCTGCTCTTCCCCGGAGGAGACTCGCGCCAGCTCGCGGCGCTCTACCGGAAGACCCCCGCCTCCCGGACGATCCACGCGCTGGTGCAGGACGCGCTCTCCGCGGTGCTCGAACGGCTGCCGCGGCAGCGCAAGCTGCGGATCCTCGAAGTCGGCGGGGGAACCGGCGCGACGACCTCCTACGTGCTGCCCCTGCTCCCCGCGGACCGCGCCGAGTACACCTTCACGGACCTGT
This region of Corallococcus silvisoli genomic DNA includes:
- a CDS encoding SDR family NAD(P)-dependent oxidoreductase, with amino-acid sequence MGQESTLAQQRALEQALFVIEKLEANERARAEPIAIVGMGCRFPGAEDPEAFWRLLHQGQEAVGPIPADRWDVESYFDPDPERPGKMYTRSGSFLKHVDQFDPLFFGISPREAASLDPQQRLMLEVCWEAFENAAQVPSRLAGNRIGTFVSIGQSDYALFQLLSPDPTRITAWAGTGSGLSFAAGRLSHALGLQGPSLVVDTACSSSLVAVHLAIQSLRNGECRLALAGGVQLILAPEVMLFLSRARALSPDGRCKTFDASADGYGRGEGCGAVVLKRLSDALQDEDEILAVIRGSAVNHDGPSSGLTVPNGLAQQALIRQALEIARVAPSEVSYVEAHGTGTRLGDPIEFEALGAVFGPAHSPEQPLWVGSVKTNIGHLEPAAGIASLIKVALALRHGEIPPHPSFERPSEHIPWDRFPLRVPTSPIPWDRRGKRIAGISAFGLSGTNAHLVLEEAPARPARPVPTPRASLLMLSARSPEALDQLAERFQHHLIAHPELSAHDVCYSASTGRAHFPYRRAVVGASAAELAQELARRASRNGSPPEQSAHLTGDGRDEPRRLLSSLGALYERGGEVSWASLPDAAKGRRVPLPTYPFQRMRYWCDPPTRPAARPASSVASPIPGRRVHSPLIGQTLFESRIGVEELPFLKDHIVFGEVTVPGASHLAHVLAISGQVHGGRGSVLEHVSFPQALVLPEGRIRDLQVVLSPEGTARDSFTVLTLEPDADGARVEWTSHATGRARAASAHDTDGAALERLPLAELRAGFTEALDPGSFFSSIRRRGIDLGPGFQWHRALWRRGQEALGRMEVPEALTPEERYPLHPALLDSCFQLLLAALTPDASGELPTFVPFSIERLRLHGRPTHFPLWCHVRLRRAESRTEETLVGDIRLVDARGQEIAEVDGFVGRRVSPELLHGLQGRERDWLHEMTWEPAEPSPRPASPREPGRWLILADPGGVGLRLAEELRARGEACVLLFERAGPHTEGPDRLVLDLSEPRSAEQLLQRLVREHAPRGLVHLWSLDAHVDETTSSDTLRELHLRGCGSVLQLLRLLVAGEGVSPPRLWLGTCGAQVVGATRSPVEPAQASVWGLGRVLALEHPELRCVRFDLGPTRTREDLTALALALVEPDEEEEFALREGMRYVARLSPVAPAAGARTVELRPEAGYLVTGGLGALGLHVARWLVERGARHLALVGRRASSPTAEQRQGLDALEAAGATVLLLEADLSRPDAVQDLFTRLADSFPPLRGVVHAAGINDDGVLLQLPWERFERALAPKVMGSWLLHAATRSMPLDFFACFSSAAALLGSAGQGNYAAANAFLDGLVAYRHSLGLPGLGINWGPWAGAGMAANLGVRDRARWEHLDIRALTPAEGMRAFEVLLASERAQVAVLPRQRRSLPAHGDAPPPPRWLSRFVRTAPAPQGPSPAQPTRTLEARLAGLSPEEAERDLLEVLQAEAARVLGLSAGQAAPTDQSLFELGLDSLMALELRNHLQARAGKPLSSTLLFDHPSINDLMAHLKERLFTPRSPAASTVPQQVSKTAPAPREDVAQLSEGELEALLLKKIASLERKR
- a CDS encoding type I polyketide synthase, whose translation is MPPNAPSPLLKAYLAIEELEARLAAVEQARREPIALVGIGCRFPGGAVDPDSFWELLRDGRDATSEVPADRWRIDDYFDADPEAPGKMYTRRGAFLDRVDAFDAAFFGISPREAASMDPQQRLLLEVAWEALEHAGIAPDRLSGSRTGVYVGLMATDYTRLQAQQVAADALDPYGGTGTELSFPAGRLSYHLGLQGPSMVVATACSSSLVSVHLACQALRARECDLALAGGVNLMLSPDISLLLSRMRALSADGRCRTFDAAADGYGRGEGCGVVVLKRLSDAVAGRDPILAVLRGSAVNHDGRSAGLTVPSGPAQERVLRQALEAAGLGPTEVDYVEAHGTGTSLGDPIEVRVLADVLCPGRDASQPLLLGSVKTNLGHLEAAAGIAGLIKVVLSLRHGELPAHLHLTRPNPHIPWDTLPLRIPVKHTVWPRQDRPRTAAVASFGMSGINAHVLVEEAPAALRMAPAPEQPYHLLTLSAHAEDALRQLAGRYARHLPLSGHSLGAVASTTRSGRAHLPQRLALVAASPEEASRKLAEAAEGTLPPDARARRASSAERPKIAFLFTGQGSQYPGMGRQLYETQPTFRNALERCAGLLEGQLERPLLDVLFPADGARGLLDDTRFTQPALFAFEYALAELWRSWGVVPSAVLGHSVGEYAAACVAGVFSLEDGLRLIAGRARMMGELPRDGEMLSVQASLEELAPRLARHAHAVSIAAVNGPRSVVVSGQREVVRALAEQWEAEGVRTRRLEVSHAFHSPGQEPILRDLQQLAAQVSLSAPRLRLVSNLTGALASQELTSPAYWARHAREAVQFAAGVRTLHQQGCRVFVELGPAPVLSGLGAGCLDDASVAWLPSLNPKRPDWQQLLESVAELYVRGAPLDWAGLEQDPARHRVALPTYPFQRQRYWLSPSVGSTHGTPAASAEPSSQVVRSLELGDVARLSRMVEEAQVLTPEERGLLPRVLAALVEKHREQRSEPPFQDWLYEVRWNLQSLQGTTPPPDFLPSIEALRARLDPRVSTLLGLPEIAPYESGLRELESLSATFILEALRRMSWQPLAGAPRSAGALAEQLGVIPSQRRLFERLLDILVEEGTLHRSADGWEVRSLPARPDARGQLEATASRHPSVRAELDLLERCGTRLAEVLQGRVDPLHLLFPGGDSRQLAALYRKTPASRTIHALVQDALSAVLERLPRQRKLRILEVGGGTGATTSYVLPLLPADRAEYTFTDLSPLLTARAAEEFAAYPFVRYQALDLEKDPASQGLAAGAYDLVLASNVLHATRDLRESLRHVRTLLSPGGLLVALEATEPTRWIDLTFGLTGGWNGFVDTDLRTRHPLLSAEQWRGVLRECGFSEAAALPLEHEGLAVLSRQAALLARADARVDTAVTSKPRRRWLLLVDAGPLGEALAARLQRQGDACLFAHPGERFEQLAPDAFRVDPSNPADLRRLVEFAQAAPTGDTAPMQLGGVVQLWSLGAAPAEALDEALLEAAALRSYAGTLHLVQALARTPIATPPALWLVTRGAVPVGPRPDVPGLAQSPLWALGRAIALEHPELRCTRVDLKPGEHPPEEEAQALLEEFTSGQEEDQVARRAEGRFVSRLARHSLAPAEAVRFRDDATYLITGGLGGLGRRVARWMVERGARHLVLVGRRATGPEADVVVAELALAGAQARILQADISREEEVRRVLEHIRAHLPALRGVMHAAGVLDNGLLSQLTWERFSQVLAPKVRGAWHLHTLTRGLPLDCFVLFSASAALLANPSQGNHGAANTFLDMLAWHRRAQGLPALSINWGGWAEIGAAASAEAVELLRKKGLGMIAPEQGLAALERLFSSPVPQVGVVPVDWARFLDGAGRLPLVRDFAGMAPPPVAATVGILDKLQSAPPHRRRALLGEHVRGQLAHVLRLDGSRPVDADQGFFELGMDSLTSLELRNRLQGSLRLSLPATLTLDYPTLDTLTGFLASQLGTPESVPVSGERREETAAPDPVPGLEVEALSEEEAEARLLKQLETLRF